A stretch of Anolis sagrei isolate rAnoSag1 chromosome X, rAnoSag1.mat, whole genome shotgun sequence DNA encodes these proteins:
- the TRNP1 gene encoding TMF-regulated nuclear protein 1, producing the protein MPGLETAPPADEPLRKEDAEPEASSSSSSSSRELAVRAPSNSSSLPAAVRTALELAEARRRLLEAESRRRVVSELEVRAHQLHRVFLEAERRLVHRAEGLGRLGGAAAQAELQLASRGGQRLRKGLRRCKKVRPPALLASALGLGGCAPWADWRRRQQQGPESPFRRRPAHARPAEGPPATA; encoded by the coding sequence ATGCCCGGCTTGGAAACGGCGCCCCCTGCCGACGAGCCCCTGCGGAAGGAAGACGCGGAGCccgaggcctcctcctcctcctcatcatcatcccgGGAGCTGGCTGTGCGCGCCCCTTCCAACTCGTCCTCGCTGCCGGCCGCGGTGCGCACCGCGCTGGAGCTGGCCGAAGCCCGCCGCCGGCTGCTGGAGGCGGAGAGCCGGCGGCGTGTGGTGTCGGAGCTGGAAGTGCGCGCCCACCAGCTGCACCGCGTCTTCCTGGAGGCCGAGCGCCGCCTGGTCCACCGCGCCGAGGGGTTGGGGCGCCTGGGCGGAGCGGCGGCACAGGCCGAGCTGCAGCTGGCCTCCCGCGGCGGGCAGCGCCTCCGCAAGGGCCTCCGCCGCTGCAAGAAGGTCCGCCCGCCCGCCCTCCTCGCCTCCGCCCTCGGCCTCGGAGGGTGCGCGCCCTGGGCTGACTGGCGGCGGAGGCAACAGCAGGGACCCGAGTCGCCCTTCCGCCGTCGCCCCGCCCACGCCCGCCCCGCAGAGGGACCCCCCGCCACTGCTTGA